One genomic region from Panthera tigris isolate Pti1 chromosome D1, P.tigris_Pti1_mat1.1, whole genome shotgun sequence encodes:
- the THY1 gene encoding thy-1 membrane glycoprotein, which produces MNPTIGIAVLLTVLQVARGQKVTSLTACLVDQSLRLDCRHENSTTSPIQYEFSITREKKKHVIFGTMGVPEHSYRSRTNFTSKYNIKVLYLSGFTTKDEGMYTCELQLSGQSTTSSSKNVSVLRDKLVKCEGISLLAQNTSWLLLLLLSLPLLQAMDFISL; this is translated from the exons ATGAACCCCACCATCGGCATCGCTGTTTTGCTGACAG TCTTGCAGGTAGCCCGTGGGCAGAAGGTGACCAGCCTGACAGCCTGCCTGGTGGACCAGAGCCTCCGTCTGGACTGCCGCCACGAGAACTCCACCACCTCCCCCATCCAGTATGAGTTCAGCATAACCCGTGAGAAGAAGAAGCACGTGATCTTTGGCACTATGGGGGTGCCTGAGCACTCATACCGCTCCCGAACCAACTTCACCAGCAAGTACAACATCAAGGTCCTCTACTTATCCGGCTTCACCACCAAGGACGAGGGGATGTACACATGTGAACTCCAGCTCTCTGGCCAGTCTACCACCAGCTCCAGCAAGAATGTCTCTGTGCTCAGAG ACAAACTGGTCAAGTGTGAGGGCATAAGCCTGCTGGCCCAGAACACCTCGTGGCTCTTGCTGCttctgctctccctgcctctcctccaggcCATGGACTTCATCTCCCTGTGA